A stretch of Anabaena sp. WA102 DNA encodes these proteins:
- the ade gene encoding adenine deaminase, which translates to MNNLTLSGNIVDVLHRTIFPGTIHITDGRIQTIVRDQGQYSEYILPGFIDAHVHIESSMLVPSEFARLATVHGTVATVSDPHEIANVLGLAGVEFMVDNAAQTPLKIAFGFPACVPATEFETAGAKLTVNDFRQLVKHGISYLSEVMNVPGVLADSPEMMDKIHLAQGLGLPIDGHAPGLSGTGLRKYMDAKITTDHECSTLNEAVEKLTLGMKIQIREGSAAKNFDALHSLIDSYPEQCMFCSDDKHPDDLVNGHINLLVKRAVALGHDVMNVLQIACVNPVKHYNLDVGLLQVGDSADLIVVDNLQDFTVLATYCQGVLTAKTGSTLLPSVPVKPINKFITTPKTPGDFAIPARGSTVRVITVTDGQLITGEKCVPAHIENGEVIADLEQDILKITVVNRYQDTQPTVALVQNFGLKRGAIASSVAHDSHNIVAVGTSNTEICAAVNAVISHQGGIAVAEDNVVHVLPLPVAGLMSDSDGYEVAKQYAELDNWAKQLGSKLTAPFMTLSFMALLVIPDLKLSDRGLFSGKEFRFVSLWID; encoded by the coding sequence ATGAATAACTTAACACTCTCTGGCAACATTGTTGATGTTCTCCACCGCACCATTTTTCCCGGTACTATTCACATCACAGATGGACGGATTCAAACCATAGTTCGGGACCAGGGGCAATACTCAGAATATATCCTTCCCGGTTTTATTGATGCTCATGTTCATATCGAAAGCTCCATGCTTGTGCCTAGTGAATTTGCTAGATTAGCGACGGTGCATGGTACAGTGGCAACTGTCTCTGACCCTCACGAAATCGCCAATGTATTGGGTTTGGCAGGTGTGGAATTTATGGTAGACAATGCCGCCCAGACTCCCTTGAAAATAGCCTTTGGTTTTCCTGCTTGTGTCCCCGCTACCGAGTTTGAAACTGCCGGGGCAAAACTGACGGTAAACGATTTCCGTCAACTGGTTAAACATGGGATTTCTTATCTGAGTGAGGTGATGAATGTACCGGGGGTTTTGGCAGATAGTCCAGAAATGATGGACAAAATTCACCTAGCGCAAGGTTTGGGACTACCCATTGATGGTCACGCACCGGGGTTATCTGGGACAGGATTACGTAAATACATGGATGCTAAAATCACTACAGACCATGAATGTTCCACACTGAACGAAGCTGTAGAGAAATTAACATTGGGAATGAAGATACAGATTAGGGAGGGTTCAGCAGCTAAAAACTTTGATGCCCTACACAGTTTGATTGATTCTTACCCTGAACAATGTATGTTTTGTAGTGATGATAAACACCCTGATGATTTAGTTAATGGTCATATAAATCTACTGGTAAAACGGGCTGTGGCATTAGGTCACGATGTGATGAATGTCCTGCAAATTGCCTGTGTGAACCCTGTCAAACATTACAATTTGGATGTGGGATTACTACAAGTTGGGGACAGTGCAGATTTGATTGTTGTTGATAATTTACAAGATTTCACGGTGTTGGCTACTTATTGTCAAGGTGTTTTAACAGCAAAAACCGGGTCAACTTTATTACCATCAGTTCCTGTCAAACCTATCAATAAATTTATCACTACTCCAAAAACACCGGGGGACTTTGCAATTCCCGCTAGGGGTTCAACAGTCAGAGTGATCACCGTTACCGATGGACAATTAATCACAGGGGAAAAGTGTGTACCAGCACATATTGAAAACGGTGAGGTTATAGCTGACTTAGAGCAAGATATCCTGAAAATTACGGTTGTTAATCGGTATCAAGACACACAGCCGACGGTGGCATTAGTGCAGAATTTTGGATTGAAACGGGGGGCGATCGCATCGAGTGTGGCGCATGATTCCCATAATATTGTGGCAGTGGGGACAAGCAACACGGAAATCTGTGCAGCGGTAAATGCGGTAATCTCACATCAAGGTGGTATTGCAGTAGCAGAAGACAATGTAGTTCATGTATTACCTTTACCTGTGGCTGGGTTGATGAGTGATAGCGATGGTTATGAGGTAGCAAAACAGTATGCAGAACTTGATAATTGGGCAAAACAATTAGGGTCAAAACTGACTGCACCATTCATGACACTTTCATTTATGGCATTGCTGGTGATCCCAGACTTAAAACTCAGTGACCGGGGGTTATTTAGTGGTAAAGAATTCCGGTTTGTGTCGTTGTGGATTGATTAG
- a CDS encoding thermonuclease family protein has translation MMIVPNQRIKPTLKFIADGDTLKLNYEGQDFHGRARWIDAPEMQKPGQYSDNPQILKHWEWAIKSKEFLGSLITRKPLIIIPYELDQYNRWLCDWYVGTVSASTNIQLQMCLAGMCAYYLPFQYYSFPTTRELSLYTGIIKNCAKAYKLKSGFWKEDKFMLPHEIKSLKL, from the coding sequence ATGATGATTGTACCAAATCAAAGAATCAAACCCACCCTGAAATTTATTGCTGATGGGGATACCCTCAAACTCAATTATGAAGGACAAGATTTTCATGGTCGTGCCAGGTGGATTGATGCCCCAGAAATGCAGAAACCCGGACAATATAGTGATAACCCCCAAATATTAAAACATTGGGAATGGGCAATAAAATCTAAAGAGTTTCTTGGAAGTTTAATCACTAGAAAACCCTTGATAATTATTCCCTACGAACTTGATCAATATAATCGGTGGTTATGTGATTGGTATGTTGGCACAGTTTCAGCATCAACTAATATTCAATTACAAATGTGTTTGGCGGGAATGTGTGCTTATTATTTACCATTTCAATATTACAGTTTTCCGACGACAAGAGAATTAAGTTTGTACACAGGAATCATTAAAAACTGTGCAAAAGCTTATAAATTAAAGTCTGGGTTTTGGAAAGAGGATAAATTCATGTTACCCCACGAAATCAAAAGCTTAAAACTATAA
- a CDS encoding HEPN domain-containing protein, which yields MINQQLKLLIEYRLSESEETLREAKILLNQSAFRGTINRSYYAMFYAALGLLATKGLGSSKHSGIVSFFDREFVKTGIFSKELSRSFHRAFDERQASDYGEMLEPDMESAMALFERAQNFVDEITQYLKSWMEVN from the coding sequence ATGATAAATCAGCAACTAAAGTTATTAATTGAGTACCGTTTATCTGAAAGTGAAGAAACTTTAAGAGAAGCAAAGATTTTACTCAATCAATCAGCTTTTCGTGGTACTATCAATCGCTCTTATTATGCAATGTTTTATGCGGCACTGGGTCTTTTAGCAACTAAAGGTTTAGGCAGTTCTAAACATAGTGGAATAGTTAGTTTTTTTGATCGTGAGTTTGTGAAGACAGGAATTTTTTCTAAGGAGTTATCGCGGAGTTTTCATCGGGCATTTGATGAACGACAAGCAAGTGATTATGGAGAAATGTTAGAACCAGATATGGAGTCAGCAATGGCTTTATTTGAGAGAGCGCAGAATTTTGTGGATGAAATTACACAGTATTTAAAGTCTTGGATGGAGGTTAACTAA
- a CDS encoding nucleotidyltransferase family protein, translated as MIQDSDRKIVSEFRSRLEAIIPILDLRVFGSRARGDATEESDLDVFIKITELDRSCREKISDLAWEVGFKYDLVISTFVVTEAQVERGAMGASPLLSKVLQEGIAI; from the coding sequence ATGATACAGGATAGTGATCGAAAAATTGTTTCAGAGTTTCGCTCTCGACTAGAAGCGATAATTCCCATTTTGGATTTACGGGTATTTGGTTCAAGAGCGCGGGGTGATGCTACAGAAGAATCAGATTTAGATGTGTTTATTAAAATTACTGAATTAGATAGATCATGCCGAGAAAAAATTAGTGATTTGGCGTGGGAAGTAGGTTTTAAATATGATCTAGTTATTTCCACCTTTGTCGTCACAGAAGCACAGGTAGAAAGGGGAGCTATGGGGGCTAGTCCCTTACTGTCTAAGGTGTTACAAGAGGGTATTGCTATATGA